The Prevotella sp. E2-28 genome includes the window TTTGCATGCTGTGAAATCAGGAAGAACAGAAATAGTACCTTTGTTGATGCCTGCCGTGAGTTTGATTGTAGGCATTGTGGCTGCGCCTTTGATACCTCATGTCGGGATAATAATGGCAGCGTTTGTTGTTTGTATCCTGTTGTCTTGGTTGCTTTATCGTCGGGAGTATGCGCAAAGCATTGGCATCCTTTTGTGCTTCTTTTGTACAGGATTGCTGGTAGGTCAGAAAGATGAGAAACCTTTGTCTGATGATAGTTGGGTGGAGGCTGTTGTCTTTTCTGAGCCTGCAGAGAAACCGAAAACCATTGCGCTGGACTTGTTGTTGCCTGAGGAGGATAGGCATGTGCGTTGCTATTTATGGAAGGATGAGCAAAGCAGACAGGTGCAGTTGGGAAGCAGTATCGTGATACGTCATGCGGCTAATGGCTTTATTCGTAGTGCTGACTGGCAGTTTGGAGGTGATGGATATGCAAAACTGTCGCACATGGAGCACTTACAACTACGTTTTCTTCAGATACGTCATCGTCTATTAAGCCGTTATAAAGCAATGCCAGCGAGCGAAGAACAATATGCTGTACTGGCTGCAATGACATTAGGTGATAAATCTGCTTTGACAAAGGACTTGCGTGAGACTTATTCCGTAACAGGTGCTTCGCATGTCCTCGCCCTTAGTGGGTTACATCTGGGTATCATATATCTCCTGCTTTTCCAATTGACATTAGGGCGCCGTCATTTCTGGTTATCGCAGGTAGTCATTATCCTGAGTATTTGGGCCTTCGCTTTTTTAACAGGATTATCCACTAGTATTGTCCGTTCGGCTACGATGATTAGTTTCTATGCCTTATTCTCTGTGGCAGGTCGTCATCGGTCACCAGTCAACCTCTTGTGTTTTACAGCTATCATCATGTTGCTGATTAATCCAACTTCGCTTTATGATATAGGGTTCCAGTTATCGTACTCTGCAGTTTTGGCTATCTTGCTTTTGATGCCTTTGTTTGAGAGCTTCTTCCCTGAGAATTATTTTGTAGGTCGTCCAGTTCAGCGCTATATATATAATATGGTGGGCATGTCTGTTGCTGCACAGATTGGCGTAGCACCACTTATCGCTTTTCATTTTGGACGTTTCTCTACTTATTTCCTACTTACTAATTTTGTTGTTTTACCTGCAGCAACAATTATTCTTTATGGAGCGCTCCTTATTGTCTTGTTTCCAATGTTTAGTTCTGTGTCGCTTTGGATTGTTGATATATTAAACAAGGCACTTGAGTGGATTTCCCAAATGCCTTGTGCTAGTATTGACGGATTACATCCGACAGTTCTTCAAATATGTCTTTTGTATATAGTCTTCTTTTGCGTTTATTTCTCCTTGAGAACGTTACAACAACGGGTGCCTCCCATTACATGATGTTCAGATAGCGTAGGATATCGTTTATGTTGGCTACGACCATCAATAAGATGAGAAGTCCGAAACCAATATATTCTGCCTTGATGAGGAAGTCCTCAGAGGGCTTCTTGCGTGTAATCATCTCATAGAGCAGGAACAACACGTGTCCACCGTCTAATGCAGGAATAGGCAAGATGTTCATGAAGGCCAGGATGATGCTCAGGAAAGCCGTCATTAGCCAGAACTGATGCCAATCCCATACAGAGGGGAACAGGTTGCCGATGGCTCCAAAGCCACCCAACTGCTTCACACCGTCAGATGCAAACAGATATTTCAGGTCGCTTACATAGCTACTCAACATATTCCAACCGTAGGCGATGCCTGCAGGGATACTCTCAAACAGATTGTACTCGAATGTGGTTGGCTCGTAAGCCTGTTTGGGTGCAAAGCCCAATTTCAGGTCTTTTGTCAAAGCCGTATTGACAGTATCTATGTTTTCGCCTCGCTGATATACCAGTGTTAACTGCAAAGCCTTTGTGCTGTCGGCAGGTGTCTTTGCTGATGACAGTACGTCATTTATACGGGTTAACTCGTCTGTGAAACCATAGAAAGAGTTCACCTGTTTGTTGTTTGCAGCCAGAATCAAGTCACCTTTCTGTAAGCCAATGGCATCGGCAGGTGTGCCAGGTATGACGCTGTCAATCTCAGCAGGTACCATTGGACGCACAAAGACGGGAACTTCCTGTGCCATCTCAATAAGACTGAGTCCCTCTGGCATCTGGATGGTGACGAGTTTTCCATTGCGTTTTACATGAACCTCTTTGGCATTGCAAAGCATGCGATACATGTCGGCATCGGCCTTCTTGAATTCCTTATCATTGGTAGAAATCAGGATATCGCCATCTTGGAAACCAATAGCCTTTGCCTGTTCGTTGAACTCCATACCCTGTTTCATACTCTGCAATGGGGTATAGGTCTCGCCCCAGGTGAAGAGTACCATTGAGTAGATAAAGAATGCCAGTATGAAGTTTACCAATACACCGCCAACCATAATCAACAGACGCTGCCATACGGGCTTTGTGCGGAACTCCCAAGGATGAGTTTCCTCACTGAGTTTCTGGTTGGTCTCGTCAATCATACCGTCAATGGCACAATAGCCACCTAAGGGCAGCCAGCCAATTCCGTATTCCGTACCTACATATTCCTTTTCTTTCTGCGTGGTAGTCTTCCCGTCTTTGTCGGTCTCTTCTACCTCTTTGGTAGGAACTACTTCGGGCTTCAACTTCAACAGACGACGTACCCAAGTGTCGTATGTACTGATAAGGTGGAACTTAGGGTTGAAAAACAAGTAGAATCTGGACACGCGTACCTTAAAGAGTTTGGCAAACGTAAAGTGTCCTAATTCGTGGAGAAGCACTAGCAGACTGATTGACATCAGAAACTGCAGGGCTTTTATCAGAAATACTTCCATTATCTTTTTACCTTTTTTGTTTTTTACTTCTTCAATAGTTCACTTGCTATGCGCCTAGCTTCGGCATCCGTATTCAGATAGTCCTCGTAGGTAGGCTTCTGGATGAAGGTGGCGCTTTGCATAGTCTTTTCGATGATGTCACCCATCTGCAGGAATCCGCAACGATCCTCAAGGAAGGCACGGTTCACAATCTCGTTGGCTGCGTTGACGATACACGGCATGTTGCCACCCTGATTCAGGGCCTCGTAAGCCATTGCCAGGCAACGGAACTTCTTCAAATCGGGCTCGAAGAAATCCAGATGCTGTGCAGCAAACAGGTCAAGACGTTCTCCACTCAGTGGTAATCTCTTGGGGAACGAGAAGGCATACTGGATAGGCAGACGCATATCGGGCACACCAAGTTGAGCTTTCACTGAGCCATCCATGAACTGTACGGCACTGTGGACGATGCTCTGTGGATGTACCAACACCTGA containing:
- a CDS encoding ComEC/Rec2 family competence protein, with the translated sequence MAAFVVCILLSWLLYRREYAQSIGILLCFFCTGLLVGQKDEKPLSDDSWVEAVVFSEPAEKPKTIALDLLLPEEDRHVRCYLWKDEQSRQVQLGSSIVIRHAANGFIRSADWQFGGDGYAKLSHMEHLQLRFLQIRHRLLSRYKAMPASEEQYAVLAAMTLGDKSALTKDLRETYSVTGASHVLALSGLHLGIIYLLLFQLTLGRRHFWLSQVVIILSIWAFAFLTGLSTSIVRSATMISFYALFSVAGRHRSPVNLLCFTAIIMLLINPTSLYDIGFQLSYSAVLAILLLMPLFESFFPENYFVGRPVQRYIYNMVGMSVAAQIGVAPLIAFHFGRFSTYFLLTNFVVLPAATIILYGALLIVLFPMFSSVSLWIVDILNKALEWISQMPCASIDGLHPTVLQICLLYIVFFCVYFSLRTLQQRVPPIT
- the rseP gene encoding RIP metalloprotease RseP, encoding MEVFLIKALQFLMSISLLVLLHELGHFTFAKLFKVRVSRFYLFFNPKFHLISTYDTWVRRLLKLKPEVVPTKEVEETDKDGKTTTQKEKEYVGTEYGIGWLPLGGYCAIDGMIDETNQKLSEETHPWEFRTKPVWQRLLIMVGGVLVNFILAFFIYSMVLFTWGETYTPLQSMKQGMEFNEQAKAIGFQDGDILISTNDKEFKKADADMYRMLCNAKEVHVKRNGKLVTIQMPEGLSLIEMAQEVPVFVRPMVPAEIDSVIPGTPADAIGLQKGDLILAANNKQVNSFYGFTDELTRINDVLSSAKTPADSTKALQLTLVYQRGENIDTVNTALTKDLKLGFAPKQAYEPTTFEYNLFESIPAGIAYGWNMLSSYVSDLKYLFASDGVKQLGGFGAIGNLFPSVWDWHQFWLMTAFLSIILAFMNILPIPALDGGHVLFLLYEMITRKKPSEDFLIKAEYIGFGLLILLMVVANINDILRYLNIM